A window of Verrucomicrobiia bacterium genomic DNA:
TCACTCGAATTTCTCCGGCGGCTGGTCAACACCCCCAGCCCGGTCGGGCATGAAACCCGCGGCCAGCGCGTGTGGCTGGACTACGCCGGACAGTTCGCCGAGGAGACCTTTTCCGATGCCTACGGCAATTGCGTGGCCGTGCTGAACAAGGGTGGCGGCCCGCGCATCATGCTGGCCGGCCATGCCGACGAAATCGCCATGGCGGTGAACTACGTCGACGACAACGGCTACCTTTACGTCCGGCGCATGGGCGGGGTGGACGCGGCCATCATGAAGGCGCAGCGTGTGACCATTCACAGCCGTAGCGGCCCGGTCAAAGCGGTCGTCGGCAACGTGGCGCCGCATTTGACCAAGCAGGAAGGCGATCCCAAGCCGCCCAAGATGCACGACATCTTTCTCGACATCGGCGCCGCCAGCCGCAAGGAGGCCGAGCAGTTCGTGCGCATTGGCGACCCCATCACGCTTGTGGACGAATTTGAAGTGCTGCGCGGCGACCTCGCCGTGGCGCGGGCCTTCGACAATCGCATCGGGACATTCGCCGTCGCCGAAGCGCTGCGGTTGCTGAAGGAGTCCAAGACGAGACTGCACGCCGAGATTTGCGCGGTGTCCAACGTGCAGGAGGAGGTCGGCCTGTTGGGCGCGCGCCAGATCGCCTATTCCCTCAAGCCCGACGTGGCGCTGGTGGTGGACGTGACGCACGCCACGGATTATCCGACGGTCAACAAGGCGCAGCACGGCGACATCAAGCTTGGCGGCGGACCGGCGATCACGCACGGCGGATGCAATCATCCCGAAGTGGTCGCGCGGCTGGAAGACGTGGCGGCGAAGAAAAAGATTCCGCTCCAGCACGAGGCCATGTCCGCGACGAGCGGCACGGACACCGACGCGATCTTCTGGACGCGCGGCGGCATTGCGAGCGCGTTAATCAGCCTGCCGAACCGTTACATGCACTCGCCGGTGGAAGTGGTGAACCTGCTGGACC
This region includes:
- a CDS encoding M42 family metallopeptidase — protein: MRAQSLEFLRRLVNTPSPVGHETRGQRVWLDYAGQFAEETFSDAYGNCVAVLNKGGGPRIMLAGHADEIAMAVNYVDDNGYLYVRRMGGVDAAIMKAQRVTIHSRSGPVKAVVGNVAPHLTKQEGDPKPPKMHDIFLDIGAASRKEAEQFVRIGDPITLVDEFEVLRGDLAVARAFDNRIGTFAVAEALRLLKESKTRLHAEICAVSNVQEEVGLLGARQIAYSLKPDVALVVDVTHATDYPTVNKAQHGDIKLGGGPAITHGGCNHPEVVARLEDVAAKKKIPLQHEAMSATSGTDTDAIFWTRGGIASALISLPNRYMHSPVEVVNLLDLEKIPELLAGFCQSVKRGEQFKVKI